Proteins encoded by one window of Epinephelus moara isolate mb chromosome 18, YSFRI_EMoa_1.0, whole genome shotgun sequence:
- the srebf2 gene encoding sterol regulatory element-binding protein 2 isoform X2, translating into MDSGEYISTMENMDPTLAELGDEFTLGDIDEMLQFVSNQVGDFPDLFEDQMASAGSTQSGVSTAPRPVIQTPQAPQTPQAPAPAVYQSTTASLAPSQTLSPQSVPLTPPLTPAQTPSPITVPSVQQQVTRSPPLLQPRPQVVQPIQPQPQQTAQPTIQMHTQGIAMQTQSFPVHTLVQTHSQTPLPIQTQAQTVMIASNGGQSRFIQSPVICHQGPAPSFQVLQPQMQSIMTSPQLQPMTIQHQRVLTPTCQTIQTLSPAPTVHTMQQPMQQVPVLVQQPQILKTDSLVLTTLKPDGTQVLSTMQSPTGITTLTTPIQNTALQVPTLMSSNILTTVPVMMGGGDKLPIKQLQPGTSQCTNGARTSMDQGQVMGGVVGPGGVVKEGERRTTHNIIEKRYRSSINDKIVELRDLVMGNDAKMHKSGVLRKAIDYIKYLQQVNHKLRQENLALKMGNQKNKQVVLSEDVELKEEIVMMSPPASDSGSGSPHQFSPYCVDSEPGSPLLEHDQMKSEPDSPSSVGVMDGSRLLLCVLTFFCLSLNPLPSLLGSEASGSASLPTGHGPSRTLVWFPTHTQDFASWLRCLLPWVMVWVLSGVGAVWGCVRVLYLWEPVTPLHSPKSVSFWRHRKQADLHLNRGDYTAAMASLETCLSVLTRALPSTNLDLVCSLSWNLIRYCLHRPTPLGWLVHQVGGKHEGEEARTSAKDAALVYHRLSQLQLTGKLPQRSSLWALSVSLSAVNLSESAQGKMAPAQLTQIYVTAATALRTVLGHHLSCLPGYLLNCAESVANQSETKTIPDCLRWLFTPLGRQFFLSCDWSVKSESSDGLYTSQRDPADPIAQLHRCFCRKLLERAVHTLIQPQSDSEVGKHKNESGEFYSALEFLKLLNSCTEDSPSPPPLFSTPPNHTTTPVGDPVSRWWALVLKAAVHWLQGDDVAVRSLLAEAERMPRALHTLDHHLPKSVLLLCKAVQMSLSPLKGEGAITCLSHCDRASSYLRSSISVPLAQTGDLLNKGVELLICDLLLTLRTSLWQRGGSSNGEPGLAPGSQLAGFQRDLSALRKLTQCYRQAQHKVFLHETTVRLMAGASPTRTHQLLEHNLRRRTHNSFTAGDCVLGERERAHAILLACRHLPMPLLTPPGHRARLLAEAKRTLERVGDRRSLQDCQQILLRLSGGTTIAAS; encoded by the exons ATGGACAGCGGAGAGTACATCTCCACCATGGAGAACATGGACCCGACTTTAGCGGAATTAGGAGACGAATTCACCCTGGGAGACATCGACG AGATGCTCCAGTTTGTCAGCAACCAGGTGGGGGACTTTCCAGACCTGTTCGAGGATCAGATGGCCTCAGCAGGCTCCACGCAGAGTGGCGTCAGCACCGCTCCACGACCTGTCATTCAAACCCCTCAAGCTCCCCAAACTCCCCAAGCACCAGCCCCCGCTGTCTACCAGAGCACCACCGCTAGCCTCGCCCCCTCCCAGACACTGTCTCCCCAGTCTGTACCCCTCACCCCTCCCCTCACTCCCGCACAGACCCCCTCCCCTATCACCGTCCCCTCGGTGCAGCAGCAGGTGACCCGCAGCCCTCCGCTTCTCCAGCCACGGCCTCAGGTGGTCCAGCCCATCCAGCCTCAGCCCCAGCAGACGGCCCAGCCTACCATCCAG ATGCACACCCAGGGGATCGCAATGCAGACACAGAGCTTCCCAGTCCACACCCTGGTTCAGACCCACAGCCAGACGCCCCTGCCCATCCAGACCCAGGCTCAAACTGTGATGATTGCCTCCAATGGCGGGCAGTCACGTTTCATCCAGAGCCCTGTCATCTGTCACCAGGGCCCTGCTCCGAGTTTCCAAG TCCTCCAACCACAGATGCAGAGCATTATGACATCACCACAGCTCCAACCAATGACCATTCAGCACCAGCGGGTTCTGACCCCGACCTGTCAGACCATCCAAACTCTTTCTCCAGCACCCACAGTTCACACTATGCAACAGCCGATGCAGCAAGTCCCT GTTCTGGTCCAGCAGCCTCAGATTCTGAAGACAGATTCACTTGTTCTGACAACACTCAAACCAGACGGCACACAGGTGCTGTCTACCATGCAGAGCCCCACAGGGATCACCACCTTGACTACGCCCATCCAGAACACAGCTCTGCAAGTCCCG ACGCTGATGAGCAGCAACATCCTGACCACCGTCCCTGTTATGATGGGAGGAGGAGACAAGCTGCCAATCAAGCAGCTCCAGCCAGGCACCTCCCAATGCACAAACGGAGCTAGAACAAGCATGGACCAGGGCCAGGTGATGGGAGGAGTGGTAGGCCCGGGGGGAGTTGTGAAGGAGGGCGAGAGGAGAACGACCCACAACATCATTGAGAAGAGGTATCGGTCCTCTATCAACGACAAGATCGTGGAGCTCCGAGACCTGGTCATGGGCAATGACGCGAAG ATGCACAAGTCAGGCGTGCTGAGGAAAGCCATTGACTACATCAAGTACCTGCAACAGGTCAACCACAAACTACGACAAGAGAACTTGGCCCTGAAGATGGGCAACCAGAAGAACA AGCAAGTGGTCCTGTCTGAAGATGTGGAGCTCAAAGAGGAAATAGTGATGATGTCACCTCCAGCCTCGGACTCTGGATCAGGTTCCCCTCACCAGTTCTCTCCTTACTGCGTGGACTCAGAGCCTGGCAGCCCCCTGCTGGAACACGATCAG ATGAAGAGTGAGCCAGATTCTCCCTCCTCCGTCGGCGTGATGGATGGTTCTCGACTGCTTCTCTGCGTCCTGACATTCTTCTGCCTGTCACTGAACCCGCTGCCATCTCTGTTGGGCTCTGAGGCCTCAGGGAGCGCCAGCCTGCCCACAGGCCACGGGCCATCTAGAACACTTGTCTGGTTCCCAACTCACACTCAGGACTTTG CGTCCTGGCTGCGGTGCCTGTTGCCGTGGGTGATGGTGTGGGTGCTGAGCGGAGTGGGTGCGGTGTGGGGCTGTGTCAGGGTGCTCTACCTGTGGGAACCCGTCACACCCCTTCACTCGCCAAAATCTGTGTCGTTCTGGAGGCATCGCAAACAAGCCGACCTGCATCTCAACAGG GGAGATTACACAGCAGCAATGGCCAGCTTAGAGACATGCCTGTCCGTCTTGACGAGAGCTCTTCCATCAACCAATCTGGACCTGGTCTGCTCACTGTCCTGGAATCTAATTCGCTACTGCTTGCATCGTCCAACTCCTTTGGGTTGGCTGGTTCATCAGGTCGGGGGAAAGCATGAGGGGGAGGAGGCTAGGACGAGTGCGAAGGACGCGGCGCTGGTTTACCACCGgctgagccagctgcagctcacAG GAAAGCTGCCTCAGCGTAGCAGTCTGTGGGCtttgtctgtgtctctgagtgCTGTCAACCTCAGCGAGAGCGCCCAAGGCAAGATGGCCCCTGCGCAGCTTACCCAGATCTATGTTACTGCAGCAACAGCCCTGCGCACAGTGCTGGGCCACCACCTTTCTTGTCTGCCT GGTTATCTGTTGAACTGTGCAGAGAGCGTGGCCAACCAATCAGAGACCAAGACGATCCCTGACTGCCTGCGCTGGCTCTTCACCCCACTGGGTCGGCAGTTCTTCCTGAGTTGTGACTGGTCGGTGAAGTCAGAGAGCAGCGATGGGTTGTACACTTCTCAGCGAGACCCAG CTGACCCCATCGCCCAGCTGCACCGCTGTTTCTGCAGGAAGCTTTTGGAGAGAGCCGTTCACACCCTCATCCAGCCACAGAGCGACTCTGAAGTGGGCAAACACAAGAACGAATCTGG GGAGTTCTACAGTGCCCTGGAGTTCCTCAAGTTGCTAAACAGCTGCACAGAGGActctccttcccctcctcctctcttctcgaCTCCACCCAATCACACCACCACGCCAG TGGGAGACCCAGTGAGTCGTTGGTGGGCTTTGGTCCTGAAGGCCGCTGTGCATTGGCTGCAGGGCGATGATGTCGCAGTGAGGTCACTGTTGGCAGAAGCCGAGCGGATGCCGAGGGCTCTGCACACTCTTGA CCACCATCTGCCCAAGtctgtgctgctgctttgcAAGGCAGTTCAGATGAGTCTGTCCCCTTTGAAGGGAGAAGGAGCGATAACCTGCCTGTCTCACTGCGACAGAGCCAGCAGCTACCTGCGCTCCAGCATCTCAGTGCCCCTCGCCCAGACTGGGGACCTGCTGAACAAG GGAGTGGAGCTCCTGATCTGTGACCTTCTGCTCACCTTGAGGACCAGTTTATGGCAGCGGGGAGGCAGCAGTAATGGAGAGCCTGGCCTGGCTCCTGGATCCCAGTTGGCTGGTTTCCAGAGGGACCTCAGCGCGCTCAGAAAGCTCACACAGTGCTACAGACAGGCGCAACACAAG GTGTTTCTTCATGAGACCACAGTGAGGCTGATGGCTGGAGCCAGTCCTACAAGGACACACCAGCTGCTGGAGCACAACCTCCGACGCAGGACACACAACTCTTTCACAGCCG GTGACTGCGTCCTgggtgagagggagagggcTCACGCCATCCTGCTGGCCTGCCGCCACCTGCCCATGCCCCTGCTAACCCCGCCTGGACACCGCGCCCGCCTGCTGGCCGAAGCCAAGCGCACCCTGGAGCGGGTGGGAGACCGACGGTCCCTGCAGGACTGTCAGCAGATCCTGCTGCGCCTCAGCGGGGGCACGACCATCGCTGcctcctga
- the srebf2 gene encoding sterol regulatory element-binding protein 2 isoform X1 — MDSGEYISTMENMDPTLAELGDEFTLGDIDEMLQFVSNQVGDFPDLFEDQMASAGSTQSGVSTAPRPVIQTPQAPQTPQAPAPAVYQSTTASLAPSQTLSPQSVPLTPPLTPAQTPSPITVPSVQQQVTRSPPLLQPRPQVVQPIQPQPQQTAQPTIQMHTQGIAMQTQSFPVHTLVQTHSQTPLPIQTQAQTVMIASNGGQSRFIQSPVICHQGPAPSFQVLQPQMQSIMTSPQLQPMTIQHQRVLTPTCQTIQTLSPAPTVHTMQQPMQQVPVLVQQPQILKTDSLVLTTLKPDGTQVLSTMQSPTGITTLTTPIQNTALQVPTLMSSNILTTVPVMMGGGDKLPIKQLQPGTSQCTNGARTSMDQGQVMGGVVGPGGVVKEGERRTTHNIIEKRYRSSINDKIVELRDLVMGNDAKMHKSGVLRKAIDYIKYLQQVNHKLRQENLALKMGNQKNKQVVLSEDVELKEEIVMMSPPASDSGSGSPHQFSPYCVDSEPGSPLLEHDQMKSEPDSPSSVGVMDGSRLLLCVLTFFCLSLNPLPSLLGSEASGSASLPTGHGPSRTLVWFPTHTQDFASWLRCLLPWVMVWVLSGVGAVWGCVRVLYLWEPVTPLHSPKSVSFWRHRKQADLHLNRGDYTAAMASLETCLSVLTRALPSTNLDLVCSLSWNLIRYCLHRPTPLGWLVHQVGGKHEGEEARTSAKDAALVYHRLSQLQLTGKLPQRSSLWALSVSLSAVNLSESAQGKMAPAQLTQIYVTAATALRTVLGHHLSCLPGYLLNCAESVANQSETKTIPDCLRWLFTPLGRQFFLSCDWSVKSESSDGLYTSQRDPADPIAQLHRCFCRKLLERAVHTLIQPQSDSEVGKHKNESGEFYSALEFLKLLNSCTEDSPSPPPLFSTPPNHTTTPVGDPVSRWWALVLKAAVHWLQGDDVAVRSLLAEAERMPRALHTLDHHLPKSVLLLCKAVQMSLSPLKGEGAITCLSHCDRASSYLRSSISVPLAQTGDLLNKGVELLICDLLLTLRTSLWQRGGSSNGEPGLAPGSQLAGFQRDLSALRKLTQCYRQAQHKVFLHETTVRLMAGASPTRTHQLLEHNLRRRTHNSFTAEGDCVLGERERAHAILLACRHLPMPLLTPPGHRARLLAEAKRTLERVGDRRSLQDCQQILLRLSGGTTIAAS, encoded by the exons ATGGACAGCGGAGAGTACATCTCCACCATGGAGAACATGGACCCGACTTTAGCGGAATTAGGAGACGAATTCACCCTGGGAGACATCGACG AGATGCTCCAGTTTGTCAGCAACCAGGTGGGGGACTTTCCAGACCTGTTCGAGGATCAGATGGCCTCAGCAGGCTCCACGCAGAGTGGCGTCAGCACCGCTCCACGACCTGTCATTCAAACCCCTCAAGCTCCCCAAACTCCCCAAGCACCAGCCCCCGCTGTCTACCAGAGCACCACCGCTAGCCTCGCCCCCTCCCAGACACTGTCTCCCCAGTCTGTACCCCTCACCCCTCCCCTCACTCCCGCACAGACCCCCTCCCCTATCACCGTCCCCTCGGTGCAGCAGCAGGTGACCCGCAGCCCTCCGCTTCTCCAGCCACGGCCTCAGGTGGTCCAGCCCATCCAGCCTCAGCCCCAGCAGACGGCCCAGCCTACCATCCAG ATGCACACCCAGGGGATCGCAATGCAGACACAGAGCTTCCCAGTCCACACCCTGGTTCAGACCCACAGCCAGACGCCCCTGCCCATCCAGACCCAGGCTCAAACTGTGATGATTGCCTCCAATGGCGGGCAGTCACGTTTCATCCAGAGCCCTGTCATCTGTCACCAGGGCCCTGCTCCGAGTTTCCAAG TCCTCCAACCACAGATGCAGAGCATTATGACATCACCACAGCTCCAACCAATGACCATTCAGCACCAGCGGGTTCTGACCCCGACCTGTCAGACCATCCAAACTCTTTCTCCAGCACCCACAGTTCACACTATGCAACAGCCGATGCAGCAAGTCCCT GTTCTGGTCCAGCAGCCTCAGATTCTGAAGACAGATTCACTTGTTCTGACAACACTCAAACCAGACGGCACACAGGTGCTGTCTACCATGCAGAGCCCCACAGGGATCACCACCTTGACTACGCCCATCCAGAACACAGCTCTGCAAGTCCCG ACGCTGATGAGCAGCAACATCCTGACCACCGTCCCTGTTATGATGGGAGGAGGAGACAAGCTGCCAATCAAGCAGCTCCAGCCAGGCACCTCCCAATGCACAAACGGAGCTAGAACAAGCATGGACCAGGGCCAGGTGATGGGAGGAGTGGTAGGCCCGGGGGGAGTTGTGAAGGAGGGCGAGAGGAGAACGACCCACAACATCATTGAGAAGAGGTATCGGTCCTCTATCAACGACAAGATCGTGGAGCTCCGAGACCTGGTCATGGGCAATGACGCGAAG ATGCACAAGTCAGGCGTGCTGAGGAAAGCCATTGACTACATCAAGTACCTGCAACAGGTCAACCACAAACTACGACAAGAGAACTTGGCCCTGAAGATGGGCAACCAGAAGAACA AGCAAGTGGTCCTGTCTGAAGATGTGGAGCTCAAAGAGGAAATAGTGATGATGTCACCTCCAGCCTCGGACTCTGGATCAGGTTCCCCTCACCAGTTCTCTCCTTACTGCGTGGACTCAGAGCCTGGCAGCCCCCTGCTGGAACACGATCAG ATGAAGAGTGAGCCAGATTCTCCCTCCTCCGTCGGCGTGATGGATGGTTCTCGACTGCTTCTCTGCGTCCTGACATTCTTCTGCCTGTCACTGAACCCGCTGCCATCTCTGTTGGGCTCTGAGGCCTCAGGGAGCGCCAGCCTGCCCACAGGCCACGGGCCATCTAGAACACTTGTCTGGTTCCCAACTCACACTCAGGACTTTG CGTCCTGGCTGCGGTGCCTGTTGCCGTGGGTGATGGTGTGGGTGCTGAGCGGAGTGGGTGCGGTGTGGGGCTGTGTCAGGGTGCTCTACCTGTGGGAACCCGTCACACCCCTTCACTCGCCAAAATCTGTGTCGTTCTGGAGGCATCGCAAACAAGCCGACCTGCATCTCAACAGG GGAGATTACACAGCAGCAATGGCCAGCTTAGAGACATGCCTGTCCGTCTTGACGAGAGCTCTTCCATCAACCAATCTGGACCTGGTCTGCTCACTGTCCTGGAATCTAATTCGCTACTGCTTGCATCGTCCAACTCCTTTGGGTTGGCTGGTTCATCAGGTCGGGGGAAAGCATGAGGGGGAGGAGGCTAGGACGAGTGCGAAGGACGCGGCGCTGGTTTACCACCGgctgagccagctgcagctcacAG GAAAGCTGCCTCAGCGTAGCAGTCTGTGGGCtttgtctgtgtctctgagtgCTGTCAACCTCAGCGAGAGCGCCCAAGGCAAGATGGCCCCTGCGCAGCTTACCCAGATCTATGTTACTGCAGCAACAGCCCTGCGCACAGTGCTGGGCCACCACCTTTCTTGTCTGCCT GGTTATCTGTTGAACTGTGCAGAGAGCGTGGCCAACCAATCAGAGACCAAGACGATCCCTGACTGCCTGCGCTGGCTCTTCACCCCACTGGGTCGGCAGTTCTTCCTGAGTTGTGACTGGTCGGTGAAGTCAGAGAGCAGCGATGGGTTGTACACTTCTCAGCGAGACCCAG CTGACCCCATCGCCCAGCTGCACCGCTGTTTCTGCAGGAAGCTTTTGGAGAGAGCCGTTCACACCCTCATCCAGCCACAGAGCGACTCTGAAGTGGGCAAACACAAGAACGAATCTGG GGAGTTCTACAGTGCCCTGGAGTTCCTCAAGTTGCTAAACAGCTGCACAGAGGActctccttcccctcctcctctcttctcgaCTCCACCCAATCACACCACCACGCCAG TGGGAGACCCAGTGAGTCGTTGGTGGGCTTTGGTCCTGAAGGCCGCTGTGCATTGGCTGCAGGGCGATGATGTCGCAGTGAGGTCACTGTTGGCAGAAGCCGAGCGGATGCCGAGGGCTCTGCACACTCTTGA CCACCATCTGCCCAAGtctgtgctgctgctttgcAAGGCAGTTCAGATGAGTCTGTCCCCTTTGAAGGGAGAAGGAGCGATAACCTGCCTGTCTCACTGCGACAGAGCCAGCAGCTACCTGCGCTCCAGCATCTCAGTGCCCCTCGCCCAGACTGGGGACCTGCTGAACAAG GGAGTGGAGCTCCTGATCTGTGACCTTCTGCTCACCTTGAGGACCAGTTTATGGCAGCGGGGAGGCAGCAGTAATGGAGAGCCTGGCCTGGCTCCTGGATCCCAGTTGGCTGGTTTCCAGAGGGACCTCAGCGCGCTCAGAAAGCTCACACAGTGCTACAGACAGGCGCAACACAAG GTGTTTCTTCATGAGACCACAGTGAGGCTGATGGCTGGAGCCAGTCCTACAAGGACACACCAGCTGCTGGAGCACAACCTCCGACGCAGGACACACAACTCTTTCACAGCCG aagGTGACTGCGTCCTgggtgagagggagagggcTCACGCCATCCTGCTGGCCTGCCGCCACCTGCCCATGCCCCTGCTAACCCCGCCTGGACACCGCGCCCGCCTGCTGGCCGAAGCCAAGCGCACCCTGGAGCGGGTGGGAGACCGACGGTCCCTGCAGGACTGTCAGCAGATCCTGCTGCGCCTCAGCGGGGGCACGACCATCGCTGcctcctga